One Pararhizobium sp. IMCC3301 DNA segment encodes these proteins:
- the glgB gene encoding 1,4-alpha-glucan branching protein GlgB, with the protein MTELSSETAHAITMGTHGDLFSVLGLHKSGETLVIRVFMPGLDGVDLLDAKTGKKIVSLTPRDDTEGVFTAVVPKRKKAFPYRLRIRNSDDDWVIDDPYRFSPVLGEQDAYFINEGSHKRLWQVLGAHVLTHEKVEGTHFAVWAPNASRVSVVGNFNGWNGRTHVLRRCGNSGVWEIFVPGIREGEPYKYELLDSDGQLLPQKSDPFGFGAEHPPKTASVVRKLDGYDWGDKAWISKRALRHAIDQPISIYEVHLGSWRRVPEDGNRPLSYLEHAEQLVDYVKTMGFSHIELMPITEFPFDGSWGYQPVGLYAPTIRHGTLAEFRAFVDACHRADIGLILDWVPGHFPEDEHGLGQFDGTPLFEHGDRREGFHPDWNTLLFNYGRLEVRNYLVANAVYWLREHHIDGLRVDAVASMLYRDYSRNDGEWVPNVHGGRENLEAIDFLKVMNETAYGEMPGIMTIAEESTAFPGVSAPTSYGGLGFGFKWNMGWMNDTLTYMSEDPIHRKYHHHKMTFGLHYAFSENFVLPLSHDEVVHGKGSILSKMPGSLDERFANLRAYYGFMWGHPGKKLLFMGNEFAQNQEWNHNSSLDWHLLDDPAHQGMQSLIRDLNTLYAATPALYQLDCKPEGFDWMEGDAAEESVFVWVRRGTDGAPPVVVVSNFTPVERSARRVGVPQSGRWVERLNTDSRHYGGGDRGNLGGVNSAPVAVAGQAHSIRITIPPLATIFFEFEQE; encoded by the coding sequence ATGACTGAATTAAGCTCTGAAACAGCACACGCGATCACCATGGGAACCCATGGTGATCTGTTCTCGGTTCTCGGGCTGCACAAAAGCGGCGAAACGCTGGTTATCCGTGTGTTCATGCCCGGCCTGGACGGTGTCGATCTGCTGGATGCCAAAACCGGCAAGAAGATCGTATCGCTGACGCCAAGAGACGATACCGAAGGCGTATTCACAGCTGTGGTGCCAAAACGCAAGAAAGCCTTCCCCTATCGCTTGCGTATCCGCAATTCAGATGATGACTGGGTCATAGACGACCCGTACCGCTTCAGCCCGGTTCTGGGCGAACAGGATGCCTATTTCATCAATGAGGGCAGCCATAAAAGGCTGTGGCAGGTGCTGGGCGCGCATGTTCTCACCCATGAAAAGGTCGAGGGGACCCATTTTGCCGTCTGGGCTCCGAATGCAAGCCGGGTTTCGGTGGTCGGCAATTTCAACGGATGGAATGGCAGGACACACGTTCTGCGGCGCTGCGGAAACAGCGGTGTCTGGGAAATCTTCGTACCCGGCATCCGTGAGGGCGAGCCCTATAAATATGAACTGCTGGACAGCGATGGCCAGCTTTTACCGCAAAAGTCCGATCCGTTCGGATTTGGCGCTGAACATCCGCCGAAAACCGCCTCGGTTGTGCGCAAGCTGGACGGCTATGACTGGGGTGACAAAGCATGGATCTCAAAACGTGCCTTGCGGCATGCAATCGATCAGCCGATTTCGATCTATGAAGTCCATCTGGGCTCGTGGCGGCGGGTTCCGGAAGACGGCAACAGGCCGCTGTCCTATCTGGAGCACGCCGAGCAGCTGGTCGACTACGTCAAAACCATGGGCTTCAGCCATATCGAGCTGATGCCGATCACCGAATTTCCATTTGACGGTTCGTGGGGTTATCAGCCGGTCGGGCTTTATGCGCCCACCATTCGCCACGGCACGCTGGCAGAATTCCGCGCCTTCGTTGACGCCTGCCACCGCGCCGATATCGGGCTGATCCTGGATTGGGTGCCGGGACATTTCCCCGAAGATGAGCACGGGCTTGGCCAGTTCGACGGCACGCCGCTGTTCGAACATGGCGACCGCCGTGAGGGGTTTCATCCGGACTGGAACACGCTGTTGTTCAATTACGGACGGCTTGAGGTCAGAAATTATCTCGTCGCCAATGCTGTCTACTGGCTGCGGGAGCATCATATCGACGGCTTGCGGGTCGATGCGGTGGCCTCGATGCTGTACCGCGATTATTCCCGCAATGATGGCGAATGGGTGCCAAATGTCCATGGCGGCCGCGAAAACCTTGAAGCTATCGACTTTCTCAAAGTGATGAACGAAACCGCTTATGGCGAGATGCCCGGCATCATGACCATAGCCGAAGAATCAACCGCGTTTCCGGGGGTCAGTGCGCCGACCAGTTATGGCGGGCTCGGCTTTGGCTTCAAATGGAATATGGGATGGATGAATGACACTCTGACTTACATGTCAGAGGACCCGATCCACCGCAAATATCATCATCATAAAATGACTTTTGGCCTGCACTACGCCTTCAGTGAGAATTTTGTGCTGCCGCTGAGCCATGACGAAGTTGTGCATGGCAAGGGATCGATCCTGTCGAAAATGCCCGGTAGTCTGGATGAGCGATTTGCAAATCTGAGGGCCTATTACGGCTTCATGTGGGGCCATCCCGGTAAAAAGCTGCTGTTTATGGGCAATGAATTCGCCCAGAATCAGGAGTGGAACCACAATTCCAGTCTCGACTGGCACCTGCTGGACGATCCGGCCCACCAGGGCATGCAGAGCCTGATCCGGGACCTCAATACACTCTACGCCGCCACACCGGCTCTGTATCAGCTGGATTGCAAGCCGGAGGGATTTGATTGGATGGAGGGCGATGCGGCGGAGGAGTCGGTTTTTGTCTGGGTGCGGCGCGGAACAGATGGCGCGCCCCCTGTTGTTGTGGTCTCTAATTTTACGCCTGTGGAACGCAGCGCGCGCCGCGTCGGGGTGCCGCAATCCGGGCGATGGGTTGAACGGCTGAACACTGATTCCAGACATTATGGCGGCGGCGACAGGGGAAATCTCGGCGGTGTGAATTCAGCGCCGGTGGCGGTCGCCGGGCAGGCGCATTCGATCCGCATCACCATTCCGCCGCTGGCGACGATATTCTTTGAATTTGAACAGGAATAA
- the glgC gene encoding glucose-1-phosphate adenylyltransferase yields the protein MDTESQRLAQQTMAFVLAGGRGSRLQELTERRAKPAVYFGGKGRIIDFALSNAVNSGMRHLGVATQYKAHSLIRHLQRGWSFFRAERNESLDILPASQRLDEENWYKGTADAVTQNLDIIESYDPKYIIILAGDHIYKQDYSLMVKHHVESGADVTVGCVEVPRMEASGFGVMHVGEDDRIIDFIEKPADPPAMPGHPDLALASMGIYVFETEFLFDQLRQDSEKPGSSNDFGKDIIPAIVKNGKAIAHPFSRSCVRSPNQSSPYWRDVGTVDAFWQANIDLTDFTPELDLYDNSWPIWTYSELVPSAKFIHNEEGRKGFALSSMVSGGCIVSGSQLNRCLLFTGVKTHSFSKMDGVVALPYADIGRNARLTNVVVDRGVSIPDGLVVGEDPELDAKRFRRSEGGICLITKPMIDKLEL from the coding sequence ATGGACACCGAATCTCAACGACTTGCCCAGCAAACCATGGCGTTTGTGCTGGCTGGCGGACGCGGCAGCCGATTGCAGGAACTGACCGAAAGGCGGGCCAAACCCGCTGTCTATTTTGGCGGCAAGGGCCGGATCATCGATTTTGCACTTTCCAATGCGGTCAATTCCGGCATGCGGCACCTTGGCGTTGCCACCCAGTACAAGGCGCACAGCCTGATCCGGCATCTGCAGCGCGGCTGGAGTTTTTTCCGGGCTGAACGCAATGAATCTCTGGATATCCTGCCGGCCTCGCAGCGGCTGGACGAGGAAAACTGGTACAAGGGCACAGCCGATGCGGTGACCCAGAACCTCGATATCATCGAAAGCTACGACCCCAAATACATCATTATTCTGGCAGGTGACCACATCTACAAGCAGGACTACTCGCTGATGGTCAAACATCACGTGGAAAGCGGTGCCGATGTCACTGTTGGCTGCGTTGAAGTGCCGCGCATGGAGGCCAGTGGATTTGGCGTCATGCATGTGGGCGAGGATGACCGCATCATCGATTTCATCGAAAAGCCTGCCGATCCGCCCGCCATGCCCGGCCACCCGGACCTGGCACTTGCGAGTATGGGAATCTACGTTTTTGAGACGGAGTTTCTGTTTGACCAATTGCGCCAGGATTCGGAGAAACCGGGTTCCAGCAATGATTTTGGCAAGGATATCATTCCTGCAATTGTTAAAAACGGCAAGGCGATCGCTCATCCGTTCAGCCGCTCCTGTGTGCGCAGCCCGAACCAGTCCTCGCCTTACTGGCGTGATGTGGGAACTGTCGATGCGTTCTGGCAGGCCAATATCGATCTGACGGATTTCACCCCGGAACTTGATTTGTACGACAATTCGTGGCCGATCTGGACCTATTCTGAACTGGTTCCCTCAGCCAAATTCATCCATAATGAAGAAGGCAGAAAAGGCTTTGCCCTGTCCTCCATGGTGTCGGGTGGTTGTATCGTGTCCGGCTCTCAGCTCAACCGGTGTTTATTGTTCACCGGAGTAAAGACCCATTCATTTTCCAAGATGGATGGTGTGGTGGCTTTGCCTTATGCTGATATTGGCCGCAACGCGCGGCTGACAAATGTGGTGGTCGACCGGGGCGTCTCGATTCCGGACGGTCTGGTGGTGGGGGAAGATCCGGAACTGGACGCAAAACGGTTCCGCCGTTCAGAAGGCGGCATATGCCTGATTACGAAACCGATGATTGATAAGCTTGAATTGTAA
- the malQ gene encoding 4-alpha-glucanotransferase: MTAQEALGELAGRFGILPDFHDLAGQRQSIRPETQLALLRANGLHLDNDAMILAELAELKHLESRRKYPREIIVTSARHASLDLSPETDWHLQLEGESDVRFEGRTGPLFTLPPLPSGVHRLTVGSGAASETIRLIAAPQRAPSLQDVTGRARIWGVNTALYGLHSGRTAGIGDFADLAGVAAATGAMGASFLGINPVHNIGWAEHDTISPYSPSHRGFLNTAHIATDQIRGLERSAAARVVGQELRQASADNSASDLIDYRRHYQNHSVALRALYDIFVREADTGAKQELDEFCREQGAPLQKFALFEALSVLHGPDWRHWPQPLQTVAGGETQVRDTAEDSKRFHSWLQWVATRQLATAQQQATNSGMALGLYLDLAVGPRRGGAETWCEQDIVAEGVSIGAPPDFLSPAGQKWDLAGFAPAKLAETGYQAFRDILAQTMRHCGVLRIDHVLGMNRSYWIPDNGSPGGYIRQPFQSLLAMVAIEAERAGTVIIGEDLGLVPDGFREAMKTRGLYSYSVLQYEKTADGAISDPEHLRPASLACFGTHDTPTLKGFYRGHDIDWWQKLHWIDADGALQARANRQAEIAGICAWQQASCDADSDDQSFAHLNMCVHSALANSDVAMVSVQLDDVLGELEAQNLPGTINQHPNWRRRCKLPVEAFADNDNLLKIADLMRQGARDASDAKRENSSDH, from the coding sequence TTGACTGCGCAGGAAGCACTGGGCGAGCTTGCCGGCCGTTTTGGGATTCTGCCGGATTTCCATGATTTGGCCGGACAGCGGCAGAGCATTCGCCCTGAGACACAACTTGCCCTGCTGCGGGCGAACGGGCTGCACCTCGACAATGACGCAATGATTTTGGCGGAACTGGCGGAACTTAAGCACCTTGAAAGCCGCCGTAAATATCCGCGCGAGATCATCGTCACTTCGGCCCGGCACGCCAGTCTGGACTTGTCACCGGAAACTGATTGGCACTTGCAGCTGGAAGGTGAGTCCGATGTCCGGTTTGAGGGGCGGACAGGACCGCTGTTCACTCTTCCGCCGCTGCCATCGGGCGTGCACAGGCTTACGGTCGGCAGCGGCGCGGCCAGCGAAACGATCCGGCTTATCGCGGCGCCGCAGCGCGCGCCATCGCTTCAGGACGTGACCGGCCGCGCACGCATCTGGGGGGTCAACACCGCGCTTTACGGACTGCACTCTGGCCGCACTGCCGGAATTGGTGATTTTGCGGATCTGGCTGGGGTGGCCGCCGCAACCGGAGCCATGGGCGCTTCGTTTCTTGGTATCAATCCGGTGCACAATATCGGTTGGGCCGAGCATGACACGATCAGCCCGTATTCGCCTTCGCATCGCGGATTTTTGAATACCGCGCATATTGCCACAGATCAAATTCGCGGGCTGGAACGCTCTGCCGCCGCACGCGTTGTCGGACAGGAATTGCGCCAGGCATCGGCCGACAACAGCGCTTCGGACCTTATCGACTACCGGCGTCACTATCAGAACCATAGCGTTGCACTGCGGGCTTTATACGACATCTTCGTCCGCGAGGCGGATACCGGCGCAAAGCAGGAGCTTGACGAGTTTTGCCGCGAGCAGGGTGCGCCATTGCAGAAGTTTGCCCTGTTTGAAGCGCTGAGTGTGTTGCATGGCCCCGATTGGCGTCATTGGCCGCAGCCGCTGCAAACAGTCGCGGGCGGTGAAACGCAAGTGCGGGACACTGCTGAGGACAGCAAACGGTTTCACAGCTGGCTGCAATGGGTTGCAACCCGGCAGCTGGCCACTGCCCAGCAGCAAGCCACAAACAGTGGCATGGCTCTTGGGCTGTATCTCGATCTTGCGGTCGGGCCACGGCGCGGGGGCGCGGAAACCTGGTGTGAACAGGACATCGTTGCCGAAGGTGTCTCCATCGGTGCGCCGCCTGATTTTCTCAGCCCGGCTGGCCAGAAATGGGATCTGGCAGGATTTGCACCGGCAAAACTGGCGGAAACCGGATACCAGGCATTCCGGGACATTCTGGCGCAGACCATGCGCCATTGTGGCGTGCTACGCATTGACCACGTGCTGGGGATGAACCGAAGCTATTGGATTCCGGACAATGGCAGTCCGGGTGGATATATAAGGCAGCCCTTCCAGTCGCTGCTGGCGATGGTGGCGATTGAGGCGGAACGTGCCGGGACTGTGATAATCGGCGAGGATCTGGGGCTGGTTCCAGATGGGTTCCGTGAAGCGATGAAAACACGAGGCCTCTACAGCTATTCTGTGCTGCAGTATGAAAAAACTGCTGATGGTGCGATTTCCGACCCGGAGCATCTTCGGCCAGCCAGCTTGGCCTGTTTCGGCACGCACGACACCCCCACGCTGAAGGGGTTTTATCGCGGCCATGACATTGACTGGTGGCAAAAACTCCACTGGATTGACGCAGATGGAGCGCTCCAGGCAAGGGCTAACCGGCAGGCCGAAATCGCCGGTATCTGTGCCTGGCAACAGGCGTCCTGCGATGCAGACTCAGATGACCAATCCTTTGCCCATCTGAATATGTGCGTCCACAGCGCGCTGGCAAATTCCGACGTTGCCATGGTTTCTGTCCAGCTCGATGACGTGCTGGGAGAGCTTGAAGCGCAAAATCTTCCCGGTACAATAAATCAACACCCGAATTGGCGCCGCCGCTGCAAATTGCCGGTTGAGGCTTTTGCTGACAACGACAATCTGTTGAAGATTGCAGACCTGATGCGCCAGGGCGCACGCGATGCATCTGACGCAAAGAGGGAGAATTCCAGTGACCATTGA
- the glgA gene encoding glycogen synthase GlgA has translation MKVLFVASECAPFIKTGGLADVIGAVPKVLGELGVGVKVLLPAYPALRNLVQAGKVVDHQDKLFGGPARLVAVRAEGLDMLLLDAPHLYDRPGSIYLDGHGHDWADNYLRFGALSLTAARIGVDGAGGWKPDVINAHDWQAGLVPAYLKQANASVPRCVMTIHNIAFQGLFDSSVRHELGLSDALFHHEAIEYYGKLGFMKAGIALADKITTVSPTYARELLSAEFGMGLEGLLQARRDDLCGILNGIDRDVWNPQTDPNLAATYSSRSLTRRAKNREVIEEWFGLESKPDSPLFCVISRLTSQKGLDLLLETLPVLIERGAQLALLGSGDRQLEDGFRKAADEYAGSVGCIIGYDERLSHLLQGGSDAILVPSRFEPCGLTQLYGLRYGTLPVVAKTGGLADTVVNADAASLKSKRATGLTFSPVNADNLCVAIHRACDLFALPDTWHRMMLSAMKYPVGWDSSAAAYKTLYETLAPGISGTGKEIQP, from the coding sequence ATGAAAGTCCTGTTCGTAGCCTCGGAATGCGCGCCATTTATCAAAACCGGCGGGCTGGCAGATGTGATAGGTGCTGTTCCGAAAGTCCTGGGTGAACTGGGTGTCGGAGTGAAGGTGTTGTTGCCGGCCTATCCGGCGCTTCGCAATCTGGTGCAGGCCGGAAAGGTCGTCGACCATCAGGACAAGCTGTTCGGTGGCCCTGCCAGGCTTGTCGCAGTGCGTGCCGAGGGCCTCGATATGCTGCTGCTTGATGCGCCGCATCTGTATGATCGGCCGGGCAGTATCTATCTGGACGGACACGGACATGACTGGGCGGATAATTATCTGCGGTTTGGTGCCCTGTCATTGACGGCAGCGCGGATCGGTGTTGACGGGGCAGGCGGCTGGAAACCTGATGTCATCAACGCTCATGACTGGCAGGCGGGCCTAGTGCCTGCCTACCTGAAACAAGCCAATGCCAGCGTGCCGCGTTGCGTCATGACGATTCACAACATTGCCTTTCAGGGCCTGTTCGACAGTTCGGTGCGTCACGAGTTGGGTCTTTCGGATGCGCTGTTTCATCACGAAGCGATTGAATATTATGGCAAACTGGGATTTATGAAGGCGGGAATTGCGCTCGCTGACAAGATTACAACCGTCAGTCCGACATATGCGCGTGAATTGCTTTCAGCGGAATTCGGTATGGGTCTGGAGGGGTTGCTTCAAGCCCGCCGGGATGATCTTTGCGGCATATTGAACGGTATTGATCGTGATGTATGGAACCCGCAAACCGATCCCAATCTTGCTGCGACCTATTCCTCCCGCAGTCTGACACGGCGCGCCAAAAACCGCGAAGTGATTGAAGAATGGTTCGGTCTGGAATCGAAACCTGACTCACCATTGTTCTGCGTTATCAGCCGTCTGACCTCGCAGAAAGGTCTTGATCTGCTGCTTGAAACACTGCCCGTTCTGATCGAGCGCGGTGCGCAACTGGCACTGCTCGGATCAGGCGACAGGCAACTTGAAGATGGTTTCAGAAAAGCCGCAGACGAGTATGCCGGTTCGGTGGGATGCATCATCGGATATGATGAAAGACTGTCGCATCTGCTGCAGGGCGGCAGTGATGCCATTCTGGTGCCATCGCGGTTCGAACCTTGCGGGCTGACCCAGCTATATGGCTTGCGCTATGGCACGCTGCCGGTTGTCGCAAAGACAGGGGGGCTGGCTGATACGGTTGTCAATGCCGATGCCGCCAGTCTGAAATCCAAACGGGCAACCGGACTTACCTTTTCGCCGGTGAATGCTGACAATCTGTGCGTCGCGATCCACCGGGCTTGCGATTTGTTTGCACTCCCCGATACCTGGCACCGGATGATGCTCAGTGCAATGAAATACCCGGTTGGCTGGGATAGCTCGGCTGCAGCCTACAAGACGCTTTATGAAACTCTGGCTCCCGGCATCTCCGGCACTGGTAAAGAAATCCAACCATGA
- the glgX gene encoding glycogen debranching protein GlgX yields MTLQLLPGTPNHLGARHDGNGTNFAVFSAHATQIDLCIFSDSGVVETDRVPLPERTGHVWHGYAPGLAPGTLYGFRAHGTYAPDQGHRFNPNKLLMDPYTRELRGTWPNSDLILGYDRKSDKLDLSFDERDSASVVPKSVISDPELFSRIEERPDCDWHDALIYEAHVKGLTQEHPSVPEAVKGTYEGLASDAMLEHLQKLGVTAVELLPVHSFIDDGFLVDRGLRNYWGYNTIGFFAPEPRYYGPQGLLGFRNMVRKFHAHNIKVILDVVYNHTAEGDHRGPTLSYRGLDNASYYRLISGQPRYYVNDTGCGNTLNVAHPQVLRMVMDSLRFWVQQMGVDGFRFDLATTLAREDHGFDRYGGFFDALRQDPVLSDVRLIAEPWDVGPGGYRLGEFPSEFSEWNDGFRDTVRRYWRGDSHSAQELGARLLGSAGQFDKDGRRAWSSVNFVTSHDGFTLADVTRYNERHNEANGENGADGHHSNLSDNGGVEGETDDPEIRRRRSKRQRNILATLFLSQGTPMLLAGDEIGNSQQGNNNAYCQDNPIGWVNWENPDEELLEFVHQLSQFRRDHKSLRQSRFLHGAERPADGHPDVEWTDFRGGPMQWRDPGLSRFCLTLRCSAEAAPGESDGDVVFLIFNRDEETAEVKLPDTPQGQHWVCAFDTAATDVFPFCKTGGDTITSQGRSVIGLVAKSDEQTT; encoded by the coding sequence ATGACTCTTCAACTTCTCCCGGGAACGCCGAACCATCTTGGCGCCCGTCATGATGGCAATGGAACGAATTTTGCCGTGTTTTCAGCACATGCGACACAGATCGATTTGTGCATTTTTTCCGATAGTGGTGTGGTGGAAACCGATCGTGTGCCGCTGCCGGAGCGCACCGGCCATGTCTGGCACGGATATGCACCGGGTCTGGCACCTGGAACCCTGTACGGGTTTCGCGCTCACGGCACTTATGCACCCGACCAGGGCCATCGCTTCAATCCCAACAAACTGCTGATGGACCCTTATACAAGGGAATTGCGCGGAACCTGGCCGAACTCTGATCTGATTCTGGGATACGACAGAAAATCCGACAAACTGGATCTGTCATTCGACGAGCGCGACAGCGCTTCTGTGGTGCCCAAATCAGTCATATCCGACCCGGAGCTGTTTTCGAGAATTGAGGAACGTCCCGATTGCGACTGGCACGATGCATTGATCTATGAGGCCCACGTCAAGGGCCTCACCCAGGAGCATCCATCCGTGCCCGAGGCGGTCAAAGGTACCTATGAAGGGCTGGCTTCGGACGCCATGCTGGAGCATTTGCAGAAGCTTGGTGTGACCGCTGTCGAACTGCTTCCGGTCCATTCATTCATCGATGACGGGTTTCTGGTGGACCGGGGCCTGCGCAATTATTGGGGCTACAACACAATCGGCTTCTTTGCTCCGGAGCCGCGCTACTACGGGCCGCAGGGCCTGCTGGGCTTTCGCAACATGGTGCGCAAGTTTCACGCTCATAACATCAAGGTCATTCTGGATGTGGTCTACAACCACACTGCGGAAGGCGATCACCGCGGCCCGACCCTGAGTTACCGCGGCCTTGACAATGCGTCCTATTACCGACTGATTTCCGGCCAGCCGCGTTACTATGTCAATGATACCGGCTGTGGCAACACGTTGAATGTGGCACACCCTCAGGTGCTGCGGATGGTGATGGACAGTCTGCGCTTCTGGGTGCAGCAGATGGGCGTTGACGGGTTTCGCTTTGATCTTGCCACTACACTTGCCCGGGAAGATCATGGTTTTGATCGCTATGGCGGTTTCTTCGACGCCTTACGCCAGGATCCGGTGCTGTCCGATGTCCGCCTGATTGCCGAACCCTGGGATGTAGGTCCCGGCGGCTACCGTCTCGGCGAATTTCCGTCTGAATTTTCCGAATGGAATGATGGCTTTCGGGACACGGTGCGGCGTTACTGGCGCGGGGACAGTCACAGTGCCCAGGAACTCGGGGCACGGCTTCTGGGCTCTGCCGGTCAATTCGACAAGGATGGCCGCCGGGCCTGGTCGTCTGTCAATTTCGTGACGTCTCATGATGGCTTCACCTTGGCTGATGTGACGCGCTACAATGAGCGCCACAATGAAGCCAATGGCGAGAACGGCGCTGACGGGCATCATTCAAACCTCAGCGACAATGGCGGCGTTGAGGGCGAAACCGACGATCCTGAAATCCGCAGACGCCGCTCAAAGCGCCAGAGAAACATCCTGGCAACGCTGTTCCTGTCCCAGGGCACTCCGATGTTGCTGGCCGGCGACGAAATTGGCAATTCGCAACAGGGCAACAACAACGCCTATTGCCAGGATAATCCGATTGGCTGGGTGAACTGGGAGAATCCGGATGAGGAATTGCTGGAATTCGTCCACCAGCTGTCGCAATTCCGCCGTGACCATAAATCACTGCGGCAAAGCCGGTTTCTGCATGGTGCGGAGCGGCCTGCCGACGGCCACCCGGATGTGGAGTGGACTGATTTTCGCGGTGGGCCGATGCAATGGCGTGATCCGGGGTTATCCCGGTTCTGCCTGACCCTGCGCTGTTCGGCAGAAGCCGCCCCCGGAGAGAGTGACGGGGATGTTGTGTTTCTGATTTTCAATCGCGACGAGGAAACCGCCGAAGTCAAACTGCCGGACACGCCCCAAGGTCAGCACTGGGTCTGTGCGTTTGATACGGCCGCAACCGATGTTTTCCCGTTCTGCAAGACGGGCGGTGACACGATTACCTCGCAGGGACGGTCGGTCATCGGACTGGTTGCGAAGTCCGACGAGCAAACCACTTGA